One genomic region from Verrucomicrobiota bacterium encodes:
- a CDS encoding HU family DNA-binding protein — MAKALTKSALAGAVAEKAGLTRKQASGILAHLAELAYKNAKNTFTLPGIGKLVLANRPARKMIMRFGPNTGQEITVPAKRVVKFRVAKACKDAILKK, encoded by the coding sequence ATGGCAAAAGCCCTCACCAAGTCCGCACTCGCAGGCGCCGTCGCCGAAAAGGCCGGCCTCACCCGCAAGCAGGCGTCCGGCATCCTCGCGCACCTCGCCGAGCTCGCCTACAAGAACGCCAAGAACACGTTCACCCTGCCCGGCATCGGCAAACTCGTGCTCGCCAACCGCCCCGCGCGCAAGATGATCATGCGTTTCGGCCCCAACACCGGCCAGGAGATCACCGTGCCTGCCAAGCGCGTCGTCAAGTTCCGCGTCGCCAAGGCCTGCAAGGACGCCATCCTCAAGAAGTAG
- a CDS encoding 2-dehydropantoate 2-reductase: protein MKIAIVGCGAVGSYYGAKLARDGHDVHFLLRGDYEVVRASGVRVMSDGESFTVRPRCAREPGEIGVCDLVLIALKTTANSEFSRLLPPLVAAHTAVMTLQNGLGNEAALARVVPAAKVLGGLCFVCLNRIQPGVIQHIAHGKVVIGEFQRGPEPRTHDLCTSFKHAGIPSKVAENLERAHWEKLVWNIPFNGLGVAGTAGYEAWGGPPDTGASRHSVVLTTDILLGDPRWERIVRALMAEVIATANALGHPIPESHADRNIANTRTMGAYRASTLIDFECGRPLELQSLFLEPLRRARAAAVATPVLERLCDTLLALDARRATA, encoded by the coding sequence TTGAAGATCGCCATCGTCGGCTGCGGCGCCGTCGGCAGCTACTACGGGGCGAAGCTCGCCCGCGACGGACACGACGTCCACTTCCTGCTCCGCGGTGATTACGAAGTCGTGCGCGCCAGCGGGGTCAGGGTGATGAGTGACGGCGAGAGTTTCACCGTCCGGCCCCGGTGCGCCCGCGAACCTGGCGAGATCGGCGTATGCGACCTCGTGCTCATCGCGCTGAAGACGACCGCGAATTCGGAATTCTCGCGGTTGCTTCCACCGCTGGTCGCGGCGCACACGGCGGTGATGACCCTCCAGAACGGCCTCGGCAACGAGGCCGCGCTCGCGCGGGTCGTGCCGGCCGCAAAGGTGCTCGGCGGGCTTTGCTTCGTGTGCCTCAACCGCATCCAACCCGGCGTCATCCAACACATCGCCCACGGCAAAGTCGTCATCGGTGAATTCCAACGCGGGCCCGAACCGCGCACGCACGACCTCTGCACAAGCTTCAAGCACGCCGGCATTCCCAGCAAAGTCGCGGAGAACCTCGAGCGCGCGCATTGGGAAAAACTCGTCTGGAACATCCCGTTCAACGGCTTGGGAGTGGCGGGCACCGCAGGATACGAAGCCTGGGGCGGACCACCGGATACCGGCGCAAGCAGGCATTCCGTAGTTCTCACCACCGACATCTTGCTCGGCGATCCCCGTTGGGAACGGATCGTCCGCGCGCTGATGGCCGAGGTCATCGCCACCGCCAACGCGCTCGGCCACCCCATTCCCGAGTCCCACGCCGACAGGAACATCGCGAACACCCGCACGATGGGCGCGTATCGAGCCTCCACGCTCATTGACTTCGAATGCGGCCGGCCCTTGGAACTGCAGAGCCTGTTCCTTGAGCCGCTGCGCCGGGCGCGTGCTGCCGCCGTGGCCACGCCCGTGCTCGAACGCCTCTGCGACACGTTGCTCGCACTCGACGCCAGGCGCGCAACCGCGTGA
- a CDS encoding carbon-nitrogen hydrolase — MQQAKPVVLGLVQSRCSANPASNLRTTLARCEQAARDGANIICTQELFRSQYFCQSEDHDNFKLAEAIPGPSTDAFCKLAKTRGIVIIASLFEKRASGLYHNTAAVIDADGSLLGVYRKMHIPDDPLYYEKFYFTPGDLGFRAWQTRFAKLGVLICWDQWYPEAARLTALQGAEILFYPTAIGWHPGEKKEYGVDQHGAWETIQRGHAVANGCFVAVANRIGLEKPAGGDGIEFWGQSFVAGTSGQILAKASVDREENLLVPVDLKKVDITRTHWPFLRDRRIDAYGDLTKRLID, encoded by the coding sequence ATTCAGCAGGCAAAGCCCGTTGTTCTCGGCCTCGTTCAATCGCGTTGCTCCGCGAATCCCGCTTCGAATCTTCGCACGACCCTCGCCCGGTGCGAACAGGCCGCGCGCGACGGCGCGAACATCATCTGCACGCAGGAATTGTTTCGCTCGCAGTATTTCTGCCAGAGCGAGGATCACGACAATTTCAAGCTCGCCGAGGCCATTCCCGGCCCGAGCACCGATGCGTTTTGCAAACTCGCGAAGACGCGCGGCATCGTGATCATCGCGTCGCTCTTCGAGAAGCGCGCCAGCGGTCTTTACCACAACACCGCCGCGGTCATTGATGCGGACGGCTCGCTCCTCGGCGTGTATCGCAAGATGCACATTCCCGACGACCCGCTTTACTACGAGAAATTCTATTTCACGCCGGGCGACCTTGGCTTCCGGGCGTGGCAGACGCGCTTCGCGAAGCTCGGCGTGCTCATCTGCTGGGACCAATGGTATCCCGAAGCCGCGCGGCTCACCGCATTGCAGGGCGCGGAAATCCTCTTCTACCCCACGGCCATCGGCTGGCATCCGGGCGAGAAAAAGGAATACGGCGTGGACCAGCACGGCGCGTGGGAGACGATTCAGCGCGGACACGCCGTTGCGAACGGCTGCTTTGTCGCGGTCGCCAACCGCATCGGGCTTGAGAAACCCGCCGGAGGGGATGGCATCGAGTTTTGGGGACAGAGCTTCGTCGCCGGCACCAGCGGACAAATTCTCGCGAAGGCCAGCGTGGACCGCGAAGAGAATCTGCTCGTGCCCGTGGACCTGAAGAAAGTGGACATCACCCGCACGCACTGGCCGTTCTTGCGCGACCGCCGCATCGACGCCTACGGCGACTTGACGAAGCGGTTGATTGACTGA
- a CDS encoding serine/threonine protein kinase, with the protein MVVLFTIQCEFRYKIIQKIFEGGMGVVYEAEQHGAQDFVKRVAIKVIRQSYANQRSFIDNFIGEAKLVADLIHTNIVQTYHLGEARGIYFIAMELIRGVNLEQFTQRLVDTNKQLPKELAVFIASRVARGLAYAHSKTDKDGKPLSIVHRDVNFKNIMVAFEGDVKLTDFGIAKAKGLLADQEGEVVAGKADYMSPEQSNFQITDKRSDIFSVGIVLAHLLLNKNIFKGNSVAESRDRVMHMAIPDFKTLDPRVDEPLNKIINRCLERDLDKRYANADDLLYELEHYIYHSGYGPTNETLGRFIRDLFGQIDPSKVKTIKAGTMIIERPDTVEA; encoded by the coding sequence ATGGTCGTCCTCTTCACCATCCAGTGCGAATTTCGCTACAAGATCATCCAGAAGATTTTCGAGGGCGGCATGGGGGTCGTCTACGAGGCTGAGCAGCATGGCGCGCAGGATTTCGTGAAGCGCGTCGCCATCAAGGTCATCCGCCAGAGCTACGCCAACCAGCGTTCGTTCATCGACAACTTCATCGGCGAAGCCAAGCTTGTCGCGGACCTCATCCACACCAACATCGTCCAGACCTACCACTTGGGCGAGGCGCGCGGCATTTACTTCATCGCCATGGAGCTCATCCGCGGCGTGAACCTCGAGCAGTTCACGCAGCGGCTCGTGGACACCAACAAGCAGCTGCCGAAGGAACTCGCGGTGTTCATCGCCAGCCGCGTCGCGCGCGGGCTTGCCTACGCGCATTCCAAGACCGACAAGGACGGCAAGCCGCTGTCCATCGTCCACCGCGACGTGAATTTCAAGAACATCATGGTCGCGTTCGAGGGCGACGTGAAGCTCACCGACTTCGGGATCGCGAAGGCGAAGGGGTTGCTCGCGGATCAGGAAGGCGAAGTCGTCGCGGGGAAGGCGGACTACATGAGCCCCGAGCAGTCGAACTTCCAGATCACCGACAAGCGCTCGGACATTTTCTCCGTTGGCATCGTCCTGGCGCACTTGCTGTTGAACAAGAACATCTTCAAGGGCAACTCGGTCGCCGAGTCGCGCGACCGCGTGATGCACATGGCGATACCCGATTTCAAGACGCTCGACCCGCGGGTCGACGAGCCGCTCAACAAGATCATCAACCGGTGCCTCGAGCGCGACCTGGACAAGCGTTACGCCAACGCGGACGATCTGCTCTACGAGCTCGAGCACTACATCTACCATTCCGGTTACGGCCCCACGAACGAGACGCTCGGCCGGTTCATCCGCGACCTCTTTGGCCAGATCGATCCCTCAAAGGTCAAGACCATCAAGGCCGGCACGATGATCATCGAGCGGCCGGATACCGTGGAAGCCTGA